One window from the genome of Streptomyces cadmiisoli encodes:
- a CDS encoding class F sortase, producing MTPLSRRAFAAAAAASLLSACDGGDRSDRSDRSDRSDRAATRAAATPSAAERRARPLGRSVPVRLRIPAIGVDTPVMRLGLAPDGTVQVPPVTADDRAGWYRYSPTPGQTGPSVILGHVTVGVHGDGVFRDLARLRRGERIEARLENGSRAEFAVRDVRTVAKADFPADEVYGDVDRPELRLITCGGPRTGDDEYRDNVIVFAVLTSGTSDVTARGRAAERAQRRRRLPRRDHQEPGER from the coding sequence ATGACACCGCTCTCCAGGCGCGCCTTCGCCGCCGCGGCGGCGGCCTCGTTGCTCTCGGCCTGCGACGGCGGCGACCGGTCCGACCGGTCCGACCGGTCCGACCGGTCCGACCGGGCCGCCACGCGCGCCGCGGCGACGCCGTCCGCCGCCGAGCGGCGGGCGCGCCCCCTCGGCCGCTCGGTCCCGGTGCGGCTGCGGATCCCGGCCATCGGGGTCGACACCCCGGTGATGCGGCTGGGGTTGGCGCCGGACGGCACCGTGCAGGTGCCCCCGGTCACGGCGGACGACCGCGCGGGCTGGTACCGGTACTCGCCGACGCCGGGTCAGACCGGCCCGTCGGTCATCCTCGGCCACGTCACGGTCGGCGTCCACGGTGACGGCGTCTTCCGGGACCTGGCACGGCTGCGCCGGGGCGAGCGGATCGAGGCGCGACTGGAGAACGGCTCACGGGCCGAGTTCGCCGTGCGCGACGTACGCACGGTCGCCAAGGCGGACTTCCCGGCGGACGAGGTCTACGGGGACGTGGACCGCCCGGAGCTGCGTCTGATCACCTGCGGCGGCCCGCGCACCGGGGACGACGAGTACCGCGACAACGTCATCGTCTTCGCGGTGCTGACCTCCGGCACGTCCGACGTGACGGCACGGGGCCGGGCCGCGGAACGCGCGCAGCGCCGCCGGCGTCTTCCAAGGCGCGACCA